A part of Aspergillus flavus chromosome 1, complete sequence genomic DNA contains:
- a CDS encoding putative epoxide hydrolase, translating into MYLSPLKALVCLASFAVVSASPSKSIEQSCHNVASDGWSNLPLKASIPVQRVQLKFPQHAVYQMHENVKHARTSNPDGYDNEQQHWIALASEGWSEISGPFLEDEVNRHPHFNASVTVDGHNSNVHFMALFSQQADAIPIVFLHGWPGSFLDFTGLLDIVRQNYSSEDCPFHIIVPSLPGYAYSAGSPVSRYADMFAVARTVDALLTGIGLGNRYIAQGGGMGASVARLLGSYSPSCEAVHVNSLPLISGLPDPSTDTDLSDQDLEILNRTSYFKSLQKADITDHGRQVTLGVVPEKDPLSLLAWLSDKFNSWVDPQHPVPMQTTLIHASVYYLTGMTTSDYYKLSGLDAPEDMIPFVPKPFGYSRFPYDIEGLPRKWAATLGDLVGHNAHVQGGHFAALEQAEDLWNDVEHFVRTVFPDDLL; encoded by the exons ATGTATTTATCACCCCTCAAGGCGCTTGTTTGCTTGGCTTCTTTTGCTGTTGTGTCCGCCTCTCCGTCGAAAAGCATAGAGCAGTCTTGCCATAATGTAGCATCGGATGGGTGGTCTAACCTTCCATTAAAGGCGTCAATCCCTGTCCAGCGTGTACAACTAAAGTTCCCGCAGCATGCAGTATATCAGATGCACGAAAATGTGAAACATGCCCGAACTAGCAATCCTGACGGTTACGACAACGAGCAGCAGCATTGGATTGCGCTTGCGTCCGAAGGCTGGTCCGAGATTAGTGGGCCATTTCTAGAAGATGAGGTCAACCGTCACCCTCACTTCAATGCGTCTGTGACTGTGGACGGCCATAATTCCAATGTCCATTTTATGGCATTGTTTTCGCAGCAAGCGGATGCCATCCCTATCGTCTTCCTGCACGGATGGCCTGGAAGTTTCCTTGACTTTACTGGTCTTCTCGATATCGTACGCCAGAATTATTCTTCCGAAGATTGCCCGTTTCATATCATTGTACCATCTTTGCCTGGCTATGCCTACTCTGCCGGCTCCCCCGTGAGTAGATACGCGGATATGTTCGCCGTAGCTCGGACCGTTGACGCATTGCTCACCGGCATTGGTCTGGGTAATCGTTACATTGCCCAAGGTGGTGGTATGGGGGCCTCTGTTGCTAGGCTACTTGGGTCATATAGCCCCAGTTGCGAAG CTGTACACG TCAACTCTCTCCCTCTTATCTCCGGGTTACCCGACCCAAGTACCGATACAGACCTTAGTGATCAAGACCTTGAGATTCTTAACCGAACTTCGTATTTCAAGTCTCTCCAAAAGGCGGACATCACAGACCATGGAAGACAGGTCACTTTAGGAGTTGTTCCGGAGAAAGACCCGTTGTCATTGCTGGCCTG GCTGAGTGACAAGTTCAACAGTTGGGTAGATCCACAACACCCTGTACCCATGCAAACAACCTTGATACACGCTTCGGTCTACTACCTAACGGGGATGACGACAAGTGATTATTACAAGCTATCCGGTCTGGATGCCCCTGAAGACATGATCCCTTTTGTTCCGAAGCCATTTGGCTACAGTCGTTTCCCGTATGATATCGAGGGCCTCCCTAGGAAGTGGGCAGCGACGCTGGGTGATCTGGTAGGGCACAATGCTCACGTTCAAGGCGGCCATTTTGCTGCCTTGGAACAAGCAGAAGATCTTTGGAATGATGTAGAACATTTCGTTCGGACGGTTTTCCCAGATGACCTTCTCTAA
- a CDS encoding 40S ribosomal protein uS8 (40S ribosomal protein S22), whose product MVKTSVLNDTLNAINNAEKAGKRQVLVRPSSKVIVKFLSVMQKHGYIGEFEEVDDHRSGKIVIQLNGRLNKCGVINPRYPVQLRDLEKWTTQLLPSRQFGFVVLTTSAGIMDHEEARRKHVAGKLLGFFY is encoded by the exons ATGGTCAAGACTTCCGTCCTCAACGATACGCTTAACGCGATCAACAACGCCGAGAAGGCTGGCAAGCGCCAGGTCCTCGTCCGTCCTTCCTCCAAGGTCATCGTCAAGTTCCTGAGCGTCATGCAGAAGCACG GCTACATTGGCGAGTTCGAGGAGGTCGATGACCACCGTTCCGGCAAGATCGTTATCCAGCTCAACGGTCGTCTCAACAAGTGCGGTGTCATCAACCCCCGCTACCCCGTCCAGCTCCGTGACCTCGAGAAGTGGACCACCCAGCTCCTTCCTTCTCGTCAGTTCGGTTTCGTCGTCCTGACCACCTCCGCTGGTATCATGGACCACGAGGAGGCTCGTCGCAAGCACGTTGCTGGCAAGCTCCTCGGTTTCTTCTACTAG
- a CDS encoding importin beta-1 subunit produces MNVTQVLEGTLSPDATTRTNAEQQLVHAAEVDFAGYLVTLGQELANENTPSHIRTAAGLALKNAFTFRDHAKLREVQGKWQQQISPEIKTQVKELALKTLDSKDSRAGQSAAQFIVSIAAIELPRNEWPDLMNVLVQNVATGSNQLKQASLITIGFICESQDADLRESLTAHSNAILTAVVQGARREETNMDIRYAAIKALSDSVDFVRSNMDNEGERNYIMQVVCEATQADDLRVQAGAFGCLNRIMAAYYEKMRFYMEKALFGLSIMGMKSEEEDVAKLAIEFWCSVCEEEIAIEDDNAAAQAEGSPEVRPFFGFARVACREVVPVLLQAMCRQDEDATDDEYNVSRAAYQALQLYASCVQGEVIQPVLSFVEENIRNEDWRRRDAAVAAFGAIMDGPDPKVLEPLVKQALGVLVGMMEDSSIQVRDSAAYALGRVCDFCSETLDPDVHLQPLISCLFNGLASTPKIASSCCWALMNVADRFAGDVGAQTNPLSKHFEESVKSLLTLTERQDADNQLRTAGYEVLNSFVTNAANDSLPMVASLSDVVIQRLEHTIPMQQQVVSVEDRITLEEVQTSLISVILAIVQRLETEIKPQADRIMHAMIQVLTTVPPKSSVPDVVFATVGAIASALEEDFVKYMESFSPFLYNALGNQEEPALCAMAIGLVSDISRALNEKVQPYCDSFMNYLLNNLRSSTNQLKPAILETFGDIAQAIGTHFDTYLSVVAQVLQQASIVTASSDVNIEMLDYIVSLREGIMDAWGGIVLSYKGKPQVTSLQPYVESIFQLLHLISQDLNRSEGLMRASMGVLGDIAEAFPNGEFAAFFRNTWVTDLVRDTRNNRDFGATTVETARWAREQVKRQVTLSTAAAMA; encoded by the exons ATGAATGTCACTCAGGTATTGGAGGGCACTCTGTCGCCAG ATGCGACAACACGTACAAATGCGGAACAGCAGCTTGTCCACGCGGCGGAAGTCGATTTC GCCGGTTACCTTGTTACTCTTGGCCAGGAACTGGCGAATGAAAACACACCATCCCACATCAGAACCGCTGCGGGTCTCGCACTGAAAAATGCTTTCACATTCAGAGATCATGCTAAACTACGTGAGGTGCAAGGAAAATGGCAGCAACAGATTAGCCCGGAGATTAAGACACAGGTCAAGGAGCTTGCGCTCAAGACTTTGGATTCTAAAGACTCTCGGGCCGGCCAGTCTGCAGCCCAGTTCATCGTCTCCATTGCCGCCATCGAGCTACCTCGGAATGAATGGCCCGATCTGATGAACGTCTTGGTTCAGAATGTCGCAACGGGATCCAACCAGTTGAAGCAGGCCTCGCTCATCACAATCGGTTTCATCTGTGAATCCCAGGATGCTGATCTTCGGGAGAGCTTAACTGCTCACTCTAATGCAATCTTGACCGCTGTTGTGCAGGGCGCCCGACGTGAAGAAACCAACATGGATATCCGCTACGCTGCTATCAAGGCTCTCAGTGACTCAGTAGACTTCGTCCGGTCGAACATGGATAACGAAGGTGAACGTAATTATATCATGCAAGTGGTCTGTGAGGCTACACAAGCCGATGATCTCCGTGTTCAGGCGGGCGCTTTTGGTTGCTTGAACCGTATTATGGCTGCTTATTACGAGAAAATGCGCTTCTACATGGAGAAGGCTTTGTTTGGCCTCAGCATCATGGGTATGAAGagtgaggaggaagatgttgCTAAGCTGGCTATTGAATTTTGGTGCTCCGTctgcgaagaagaaatcgccATTGAGGATGACAACGCTGCG GCGCAAGCGGAGGGTTCTCCCGAGGTCcgtcctttctttggcttcgCTCGCGTGGCATGCAGAGAAGTTGTCCCTGTCTTGTTGCAAGCTATGTGCAGACAAGATGAGGATGCGACGGATGATGAGTACAATGTTTCTCGCGCGGCTTATCAGGCTTTGCAACTCTATGCTTCTTGTGTCCAGGGTGAGGTCATCCAACCTGTCCTCTCTTTTGTCGAGGAGAATATTCGTAATGAAGACTGGCGTCGCAGAGACGCTGCAGTTGCGGCATTCGGTGCCATCATGGATGGACCGGATCCTAAGGTTCTTGAACCCCTGGTCAAGCAGGCCTTAGGTGTTCTTGTTGGTATGATGGAAGATAGTTCCATTCAAGTTCGTGATTCGGCAGCCTATGCCCTTGGTCGCGTGTGCGACTTCTGCTCTGAGACCCTGGACCCTGACGTGCATCTACAACCCCTTATTTCTTGCCTGTTCAACGGGCTTGCTAGCACCCCTAAGATTGccagctcctgctgctgggcTCTGATGAACGTTGCCGATCGATTTGCCGGTGACGTTGGTGCGCAGACTAACCCCCTATCAAAGCACTTTGAAGAGAGTGTTAAGTCGCTTCTTACTCTCACTGAGAG GCAAGATGCAGACAACCAGCTTCGGACTGCTGGATATGAAGTTCTTAATTCCTTCGTTACCAATGCGGCGAACGACAGTCTGCCTATGGTTGCTAGCCTCTCCGACGTTGTGATTCAGCGCCTGGAGCACACCATCCCCATGCAACAGCAAGTCGTTAGTGTGGAAGATCGGATCACCCTGGAAGAGGTGCAAACCAGCTTGATCAGCGTTATATTG GCCATCGTTCAACGTCTCGAGACTGAGATTAAGCCTCAAGCGGACCGTATCATGCATGCGATGATCCAGGTCCTAACAACTGTCCCTCCCAAGTCCAGTGTGCCTGATGTTGTCTTCGCCACCGTCGGCGCTATTGCAAGTGCACTGGAGGAGGACTTCGTTAAGTATATGGAATCTTTTTCGCCATTCCTCTATAACGCCCTCGGcaaccaagaagaacctgCCCTCTGTGCTATGGCCATTGGATTGGTCAGCGATATCTCCCGTGCCTTGAACGAAAAGGTTCAGCCATACTGCGATTCATTCATGAACTACTTGCTCAATAACTTGAGG AGCTCCACGAATCAATTGAAGCCCGCAATCCTCGAGACGTTCGGAGACATTGCTCAGGCTATCGGAACACACTTCGACACATACCTTTCTGTCGTCGCCCAGGTCCTCCAGCAGGCATCGATCGTAACCGCCAGCTCGGACGTTAATATCGAAATGCTCGACTACATTGTTTCGCTTCGCGAAGGAATTATGGATGCTTGGGGTGGTATTGTTTTGTCTTATAAGGGCAAGCCTCAAG TGACTTCCCTCCAGCCTTATGTTGAATCTatcttccagctcctccacctgATCTCTCAGGATCTCAACCGGAGTGAGGGGCTGATGAGGGCCTCAATGGGTGTTCTTGG CGACATCGCGGAGGCGTTCCCGAATGGAGAGTTTGCGGCCTTCTTCCGTAACACCTGGGTCACGGACTTAGTCAGAGACACCAGAAACAACAGAGACTTTGGCGCGACCACAGTTGAGACTGCTCGCTGGGCTCGTGAGCAGGTCAAGCGTCAGGTCACCCTGTCTACGGCCGCAGCTATGGCATAA
- a CDS encoding putative anaphase-promoting complex component Cut20/Apc4 — translation MAEDNSHPPSLRHEPQLTPVAEKSLPAKCKTTTLKYCPTMDLISLVTEDDELRVFRLNGQKVFGGSFKGDPYLDEDDGGGEIRKLMWKNNGHLLAVACADNTIRIISAYSGKIVHHYPVYEEQSDADRSVKVTCLGWGVNFTDSQVAQQQLKEAAGQISVEDLLSSDVHPSKAAALLKADLPRELALLDIESSLPKLSTLPATGSDDDVFSSRASIDAIFHSAGRNTNDAVDVLLVGFDDGTVHLRIFDCFEIGSFQVGSSVGPSSSCRILQHASHPLSSTHALLASSHNDDSPDSLHLLTLDLRFITRSGRYLSLLAHKTTQLQNLLRYINQVQRQVELEWKNAQELPARYMRSINEDLQEKCHCDFVTAAYHLVVTGDCFEPMKEFLVDIVGERGHKRWEKAVSSGYENVRRLTHECLLPALERCEVLLSRLIGLSKFHKICGVLGLETADLNGIVETLDCLHLLSHHILINANEELSQFNSFSRWLRHEIEMQSAEPMSQTLEELQEKTDMVEYPQTLKYIRGALTKSKLRNFIQQLPLIGFARPAPSTSDKWAPTEHDGSFYDTFKKLLEQSNQASDADAPAELPKMNDLTKRLGLQFEKVFGQIALTQRRGILHRSPLALHPDCDKDIVDLVMRYEDVGEQRLCVIYAATRSIRSKHILYIYRTVLDCENGVSSTRTTGIGAIDLQEGEIRQIQFVEDDTIMILWSNNEGASYLLNFPFQPAPTSESPPFVSFEDYDSYITSSTPAAPTVTLDVLAQESESTQWIKHAFTIPGPKLKPTRIYVNGRHDRRAICVLYGDGLRYEVLDLDAAMEDEEEEDEEPEEDSE, via the exons ATGGCCGAAGACAATTCTCATCCCCCATCGTTGCGACATGAGCCGCAACTCACCCCTGTTGCAGAAAAATCACTACCGGCAAAATGCAAGACCACCACGCTGAAGTATTGTCCTACGATGGACCTTATCTCCCTTGTaacagaggatgacgaaTTACGAGTCTTCCGACTGAATGGACAGAAGGTCTTTGGGGGATCGTTCAAGGGAGATCCCTAcctggatgaagacgacggcGGGGGTGAAATTCGAAAGTTGATGTGGAAAAACAATG GTCACCTACTTGCTGTCGCTTGTGCGGACAATACTATCCGTATTATTAGTGCTTACAGTGGTAAAATTGTCCATCATTATCCTGTTTATGAAGAGCAAAGCGATGCCGACCGATCTGTTAAGGTTACTTGTTTGGGCTGGGGTGTGAACTTCACCGATAGCCAGGTTGCTCAACAGCAATTGAAAGAGGCTGCCGGGCAAATATCCGTCGAAGACCTGCTGTCGTCGGATGTACATCCATCAAAAGCAGCTGCCTTACTCAAAGCTGACCTACCAAGGGAGCTAGCTTTACTAGACATCGAGAGCTCACTACCTAAATTAAGCACACTGCCCGCGACCGGGAGCGA TGACGACGTGTTTAGTTCTCGAGCATCGATTGATGCTATCTTCCACTCTGCCGGCAGAAACACTAATGACGCAGTAGACGTCTTGCTGGTAGGCTTTGATGATGGCACCGTTCACTTGCGAATTTTTGATTGCTTTGAAATAGGCTCATTTCAAGTGGGGAGTTCCGTTGGGCCTTCCAGCTCGTGCAGGATCCTTCAGCACGCCTCTCACCCATTGAGCTCCACCCATGCATTGCTGGCATCCTCACATAACGACGATAGTCCAGACTCCTTGCACTTGCTTACTCTCGACCTTCGTTTTATCACGCGATCTGGCAGATATCTTTCACTACTTGCCCATAAGACAACCCAGCTTCAAAACCTTCTCAGATACATCAACCAGGTACAAAGACAGGTTGAACTCGAGTGGAAAAATGCACAAGAACTACCGGCAAGGTACATGCGCAGTATAAACGAAGATTTGCAAGAAAAGTGTCATTGTGATTTTGTTACGGCTGCTTATCACCTAGTGGTCACTGGAGACTGTTTTGAACCAATGAAGGAGTTTCTGGTGGATATTGTCGGGGAAAGA GGACACAAAAGGTGGGAGAAAGCTGTATCGAGTGGCTATGAAAATGTTCGACGTTTGACACACGAATGCCTTCTTCCGGCTCTGGAACGATGTGAAGTGTTACTTAGTCGCCTCATCGGGCTCTCCAAATTTCATAAAATATGTGGCGTCCTAGGCCTAGAGACGGCAGATCTGAATGGGATTGTCGAGACTCTAGATTGCCTCCATCTCTTATCTCATCACATTCTCATCAATGCAAATGAAGAATTAAGCCAATTCAACTCATTTTCACGATGGCTTCGCCACGAGATCGAAATGCAGAGCGCAGAACCCATGTCCCAGACGCTGGAAGAGCTACAGGAAAAAACGGACATGGTTGAATATCCACAGACTCTGAAGTATATCAGAGGCGCGTTAACCAAGAGCAAACTGCGAAACTTCATTCAGCAACTGCCCCTGATCGGGTTTGCAAGGCCGGCCCCCAGCACTTCAGACAAGTGGGCACCAACCGAACACGATGGGTCATTCTATGACACGTTTAAGAAATTGCTGGAGCAGAGCAACCAAGCCTCCGATGCTGATGCTCCAGCTGAACTACCGAAGATGAATGACCTAACAAAGCGTCTCGGGCTACAGTTCGAAAAGGTCTTTGGGCAGATCGCTTTGACACAGCGTAGAGGTATCCTTCATAGGTCTCCACTTGCCCTTCACCCAGATTGTGACAAAGATATCGTTGATCTTGTCATGCGCTACGAG GATGTTGGAGAACAAAGATTGTGTGTGATATATGCGGCTACTAGATCCATTCGTTCGAAACATATAC TGTATATATACCGCACGGTTCTGGACTGCGAGAATGGGGTCAGCTCTACCCGAACGACAGGTATAGGAGCTATCGATTTACAGGAGGGGGAAATACGCCAAATACAGTTCGTGGAGGATGATACCATTATGATACTCTGGTCTAATAATG AAGGGGCCTCTTACCTTCTTAACTTCCCCTTTCAGCCGGCACCGACTAGCGAAAGTCCTCCTTTCGTCAGCTTCGAGGACTATGATAGCTATATAACATCATCTACGCCCGCTGCACCCACTGTGACGCTTGATGTATTGGCTCAAGAATCCGAATCTACGCAGTGGATTAAACATGCCTTTACGATACCTGGGCCCAAACTCAAACCCACGAGAATATACGTCAATGGCCGACACGATCGTCGAGCGATCTGTGTCTTGTATGGCGACGGTCTGCGTTATGAGGTATTAGATTTAGACGCGGCaatggaagacgaagaggaggaagacgaagaaccagaagaggACAGCGAATAG
- a CDS encoding Endonuclease/exonuclease/phosphatase produces MNFYARARASLLSWTHETPLPTADSKWYPKFQSWHHFHLSLQQWVAITDNDTRDHTEPPRDDDEPSDLVLLTWNIDATSARTEDRVTDIITFVTQLDPGVRIVFLQEVSKAALQQILKDERIRRSWISSEQDDTAWGKQSFATITLLSKARFASTALGPVWRVAYPSHFDRDALCCDIFVSFGRERSPTRVRLVNVHLDSLPIKPSHRPRQISIISSFLRSAGCGLVAGDFNPVLEEDATLLESNGLTDVWTVLHPEAPGYTWGTDGEQPFPPNRMDKILIVGLKPPDIKTLEPQRLSILEGAQNPPMDHRKSPISPMEDTPPWSDHAALLCLFGLVGEYITLLC; encoded by the coding sequence ATGAATTTCTACGCCCGTGCAAGGGCCAGTCTGCTGTCCTGGACGCATGAAACACCACTCCCCACTGCGGATTCTAAATGGTATCCTAAATTCCAATCGTGGCATCATTTCCATCTATCTCTCCAACAGTGGGTTGCAATCACCGATAATGACACCCGTGACCATACGGAGCCACCgcgtgatgatgatgaaccATCGGATCTGGTATTGCTAACATGGAATATCGACGCAACATCTGCCCGCACAGAGGATCGCGTTACAGATATCATCACGTTCGTTACTCAACTAGATCCTGGGGTTCGTATTGTCTTTCTGCAGGAAGTGTCAAAGGCAGCATTGCAGCAGATTCTCAAGGACGAGCGCATCCGTAGATCCTGGATTTCAAGCGAGCAAGATGATACCGCATGGGGCAAACAATCCTTTGCGACTATTACCTTACTCTCCAAAGCACGCTTTGCATCAACTGCTTTAGGGCCGGTTTGGAGGGTAGCGTATCCCAGTCACTTTGACCGTGATGCGCTGTGCTGCGATATTTTTGTTTCATTTGGGAGAGAGCGGTCTCCCACGCGAGTACGGCTTGTTAATGTGCACCTGGACTCCCTGCCTATCAAACCTTCTCACCGCCCCCGACAGATATCCATtatctcctccttcttgcgTAGCGCAGGCTGCGGGCTAGTTGCCGGCGACTTTAACCCAGTTCTCGAGGAAGACGCCACTCTCCTTGAAAGCAATGGCTTGACAGATGTATGGACTGTCCTTCATCCCGAAGCACCTGGATATACGTGGGGGACTGATGGGGAACAACCTTTCCCTCCAAATCGGATGGACAAGATTCTGATTGTCGGACTAAAACCTCCTGATATAAAGACGCTAGAGCCACAAAGATTAAGCATATTGGAGGGAGCGCAGAACCCCCCCATGGACCACCGCAAATCCCCGATTTCACCCATGGAAGACACTCCACCTTGGAGCGATCACGCCGCATTGTTATGCTTGTTTGGTCTCGTTGGGGAGTATATAACATTGTTATGCTGA